A single Brachionichthys hirsutus isolate HB-005 chromosome 17, CSIRO-AGI_Bhir_v1, whole genome shotgun sequence DNA region contains:
- the spcs3 gene encoding signal peptidase complex subunit 3 isoform X2 has protein sequence MNTVLSRANSLFAFSLSVMAALTFGCFVTTAFKDRRVPVDIHVDKVMLKNVDDFTGPRERSDLGFITFDLSAELFLYLSAEYATKSNSLNQVVLWDKIVLRGDNTKLNLKDMKSKYFFFDDGNGLRANKNITLTLSWNVVPNAGILPLVAGSGHVSLPFPDSYETTRSY, from the exons ATGAACACCGTTCTGTCGAGAGCCAACTCGCTGTTCGCCTTCTCTCTGAGCGTCATGGCGGCTTTAACGTTCGGCTGCTTCGTGACGACAGCGTTCAAAGACCGGAGAGTTCCTGTGGATATACACGTCGATAAAGTCATGCT GAAGAACGTCGATGACTTCACCGGGCCCAGGGAGCGCAGTGATCTGGGCTTCATCACCTTCGACCTCTCCGCTGA GCTCTTTCTCTACCTGTCTGCCGAGTACGCCACAAAAAGCAAC tCTCTGAACCAGGTGGTGCTGTGGGATAAGATTGTCCTTCGAGGCGACAACACCAAACTGAACCTCAAAGATATGAAGTCCAAATACTTCTTCTTTGATGATGGGAATGGACTCAG AGCCAACAAAAACATCACTCTGACATTATCATGGAACGTCGTTCCCAACGCTGGAATACTGCCCCTGGTGGCTGGAAGCGGACACGTCAGCCTCCCTTTCCCCGATTCATACGAGACTACGAGGAGCTACTAG
- the spcs3 gene encoding signal peptidase complex subunit 3 isoform X1, translated as MNTVLSRANSLFAFSLSVMAALTFGCFVTTAFKDRRVPVDIHVDKVMLKNVDDFTGPRERSDLGFITFDLSADLQPIFDWNVKQLFLYLSAEYATKSNSLNQVVLWDKIVLRGDNTKLNLKDMKSKYFFFDDGNGLRANKNITLTLSWNVVPNAGILPLVAGSGHVSLPFPDSYETTRSY; from the exons ATGAACACCGTTCTGTCGAGAGCCAACTCGCTGTTCGCCTTCTCTCTGAGCGTCATGGCGGCTTTAACGTTCGGCTGCTTCGTGACGACAGCGTTCAAAGACCGGAGAGTTCCTGTGGATATACACGTCGATAAAGTCATGCT GAAGAACGTCGATGACTTCACCGGGCCCAGGGAGCGCAGTGATCTGGGCTTCATCACCTTCGACCTCTCCGCTG ATTTGCAGCCAATCTTTGACTGGAATGTTAAACAGCTCTTTCTCTACCTGTCTGCCGAGTACGCCACAAAAAGCAAC tCTCTGAACCAGGTGGTGCTGTGGGATAAGATTGTCCTTCGAGGCGACAACACCAAACTGAACCTCAAAGATATGAAGTCCAAATACTTCTTCTTTGATGATGGGAATGGACTCAG AGCCAACAAAAACATCACTCTGACATTATCATGGAACGTCGTTCCCAACGCTGGAATACTGCCCCTGGTGGCTGGAAGCGGACACGTCAGCCTCCCTTTCCCCGATTCATACGAGACTACGAGGAGCTACTAG
- the LOC137906957 gene encoding nucleus accumbens-associated protein 1-like: MAQTLQMAIPNFGNNILECLNEQRLQGLYCDVSVVVKGHAFKAHRAVLAASSSYFRDLFNAGGKSSVVELPPAVQPQSFQQILAFCYTGRLSMNVGDQFLLMYTAGFLQIQQIMEKGTEFFLKVSSPSCDSQGLHNEETPTSEPQSPVTQTMGGGGVFATAAGRSTPCLTPLPLVSKVKAEQTNATPQAAPQVQQQEGTAYSVVCTPVAKRLWEGSNREGGGGSGGGGTGGMRKAARYSSYSSSSSSSNNTTQDPLGRGHAAVASSGNAPSAGASGPNSNHNNNNNNGGTPEGTSPGALSMYTSDSPISYHDDEEEDDMAEDSTEEHYRQICNMYTMYSMLNTGAAVVGERVEALSDLGPDSGGGRGARGGRCRPELASLPAELISQIGNRCHTKLYEEGDPAEKLELVSGTSVFISRAQLMNCHVSAGTRHKVLLRRLLAAFFDRSTLANSCGTGIRSSTNDPSRKPLDNRVLHAVKFYCQNFAPSFKESEMNAIAADMCTNARRVVRKSWIPKLKLLMADSDAYSAFLADGVKMEADVLGTEQGFDTNSLEAVAAAAAAATNASEAGGGAMAADTLQGTGADGSTLF; encoded by the exons ATGGCTCAGACGCTGCAGATGGCAATCCCCAACTTTGGCAACAACATCCTGGAGTGTCTAAATGAGCAGCGGCTGCAGGGCCTCTACTGCGATGTCTCCGTGGTCGTCAAGGGCCACGCATTCAAG GCTCATCGTGCAGTACTGGCAGCGAGCAGCTCCTACTTCCGGGATCTGTTCAACGCCGGGGGCAAGAGCTCCGTGGTGGAACTGCCTCCAGCCGTTCAGCCGCAGAGCTTCCAGCAGATCCTGGCCTTCTGCTACACGGGACGCCTCAGCATGAACGTTGGAGACCAGTTCCTGCTCATGTACACCGCCGGCTTCCTCCAGATCCAACAGATCATGGAGAAAGGCACAGAGTTCTTCCTCAAG GTCTCGTCTCCAAGCTGCGATTCCCAGGGTCTCCACAACGAGGAGACCCCAACCTCAGAGCCTCAGAGTCCCGTCACCCAGACgatgggcggcggcggcgtctttGCCACAGCTGCGGGAAGATCCACCCCTTGCCTGACGCCTCTTCCCCTGGTGTCGAAGGTGAAGGCAGAACAGACGAATGCCACGCCGCAAGCCGCCCCACAGGTTCAGCAG CAGGAGGGCACCGCCTACTCCGTGGTCTGCACCCCTGTAGCCAAACGACTGTGGGAGGGGAGCAACcgtgaggggggaggggggtcaggAGGGGGCGGGACCGGCGGCATGAGGAAGGCCGCACGTTACTCTTCCtactcctcttcgtcctcctcctccaacaacACTACCCAGGATCCTCTCGGGCGTGGGCATGCCGCTGTGGCGAGCAGCGGCAACGCCCCTTCAGCGGGGGCATCCGGACCCAACAGCAAtcataacaacaataacaacaatggTGGGACTCCCGAAGGCACCAGCCCGGGCGCACTGAGCATGTACACCAGTGATTCTCCGATTAGTTACCACGATGACGAAGAAGAGGACGACATGGCAGAGGACAGCACCGAGGAGCATTACAGGCAGATCTGTAACATGTACACCATGTACAGCATGCTGAACACTGGAGCGGCAG TGGTCGGGGAGCGCGTGGAGGCTCTTTCAGACTTGGGCCCGGACTCCGGCGGCGGCCGTGGGGCCAGAGGGGGCCGATGTCGGCCCGAGCTAGCGTCGCTGCCTGCCGAGCTCATCAGCCAGATTGGGAACCGCTGCCACACGAAGCTGTACGAGGAGGGCGACCCGGCTGAGAAGTTGGAGCTGGTGAGCGGCACCTCGGTGTTTATCTCACGCGCCCAGCTCATGAACTGCCATGTCAGCGCAGGCACCCGCCACAAAGTGCTGCTCAGACGCCTGCTTGCAGCGTTCTTTGACAG GAGCACTCTGGCCAACAGCTGTGGAACCGGCATCCGTTCATCAACCAATGACCCCAGTCGAAAACCCCTGGACAACAGGGTACTGCACGCCGTCAAAT TTTATTGCCAGAACTTTGCGCCGAGCTTCAAGGAGAGCGAGATGAACGCTATTGCGGCCGACATGTGCACTAATGCCCGCCGTGTCGTACGCAAGAGCTGGATCCCCAAGCTCAAATTGCTGATGGCTGACAGCGATGCCTACTCCGCCTTCCTTGCTGACGGCGTGAAGATGGAGGCCGACGTGCTGGGCACGGAGCAAGGCTTTGACACCAACTCCCTGGAAgccgtggcggcggcggcggccgccgCCACCAACGCTAGCGAAGCTGGAGGTGGAGCCATGGCGGCAGACACCCTCCAGGGGACGGGAGCAGACGGCAGCACTTTGTTTTGA
- the trmt1 gene encoding tRNA (guanine(26)-N(2))-dimethyltransferase, whose protein sequence is MLVRTACLAYNLHSSAARCVTQKLFWTSGCAAASRQPRTMEPLKHAQDPETRNPPPGPAEGSSPALDDAAGDEEKTLPVGLLPGETVVKEGKAAILFPNANEVFYNPVQEFNRDLTCAVVTEFARDVLTQRGMNVVVPGEREREVVSVSEETDEANAPTEKNGAEEPTVTAGEKCEHGLTVLEGLAASGLRSVRFALEVPGLRSITANDLSAKAAALIARNAQYNKVSHLLQASCRDASMLMYEMRGKKDRYDVIDLDPYGSPAVFLDAAVQAVSEGGLLCVTCTDMAVMAGNSGETCYSKYGSVSLKAKYCHEMALRIILHSLDQRAGVYQRYIQPLLSVSVDFYIRVFVRVFTGQAKVKDSASKQALVYNCVGCGSFHLQRMGRRTSNGNHMKYSAATGPPVGPECEHCGQRHQMAGPLWAEPIHDSAFVQRVLSAVSANPSRFGTSKRIEGMLTMVAEELEDVPLYYTVDTLSSTIHTNTPPLLQFRSALLHAGHRVSLSHACKNAIKTDAPPAAIWDIMRCWEKVNPVKREKLSEASPAFKILSSKPSLQACFTVREDANPQSRKLRLMRFQENPQAFWGPKARARAGGGISTELQDKRKKFQNKRKNPIPDSSQLKDFPCKKFKQGTCSHGDGCCYSHHQEELE, encoded by the exons ATGCTGGTGCGGACAGCGTGTCTCGCTTATAATCTGCACTCGTCCGCTGCCCGTTGCGTCACACAGAAGCTTTTCTGGACTTCAGGCTGTGCCGCTGCCAGTAGGCAGCCAAGAACTATGGAACCCCTAAAACATGCTCAAGACCCTGAAACCCGTAATCCTCCTCCTGGACCTGCTGAAGGTTCAAGCCCAGCACTCGATGACGCCGCCGGGGACGAGGAGAAGACACTTCCTGTTGGACTGCTGCCTGGGGAAACGGTGGTGAAGGAGGGCAAGGCGGCCATCTTGTTTCCCAATGCTAATGAGGTGTTTTACAACCCGGTGCAGGAGTTCAACAGAGATTTGAC GTGTGCTGTGGTCACAGAGTTCGCTAGAGATGTGCTGACTCAGCGTGGCATGAATGTGGTGGTacccggagagagagagagggaggtggtCTCTGTGTCAGAGGAGACAGATGAGGCAAACGCACCGACGGAGAAAAATGGAGCAGAAGAACCAACCGTAACAGCCGGGGAGAAATGCGAG CATGGCCTTACCGTGTTGGAGGGTCTGGCGGCGTCTGGCCTACGTTCTGTACGGTTCGCTCTAGAGGTCCCTGGCCTGCGCAGCATCACCGCCAACGACCTTTCTGCAAAGGCCGCTGCGCTGATCGCGCGGAATGCCCAGTACAACAAAGTGAGCCACCTGCTTCAGGCCAGCTGCAGGGATGCCAG TATGCTGATGTACGAGATGCGCGGGAAGAAGGACCGTTATGACGTAATCGATCTGGACCCCTATGGAAGTCCTGCCGTCTTCTTGGACGCTGCTGTACAGGCCGTCAGCGAGGGGG GTCTGTTGTGTGTAACATGTACAGACATGGCAGTCATGGCAGGAAACAGCGGAGAGACCTGCTACAGCAAATACGGTTCAGTCTCCCTCAAAGCCAAGTATTGTCACGAGATG GCTCTTCGTATCATCCTCCATAGTTTGGACCAGAGGGCAGGGGTGTACCAGCGATATATCCAACCTCTGCTGTCTGTCAGTGTCGACTTCTACATCAGGGTCTTTGTACGCGTTTTCACAGGACAAGCCAAAGTCAAAGATTCAGCCAG TAAACAGGCTCTGGTCTACAACTGTGTCGGCTGTGGGTCTTTTCACCTGCAGAGAATGGGCAGGAGAACGAGCAACGGAAACCA TATGAAGTACTCTGCTGCCACTGGACCCCCAGTTGGACCAGAGTGTGAGCACTGCGGACAGAGACATCAG atgGCTGGTCCTCTGTGGGCGGAGCCCATCCATGACTCAGCATTTGTCCAGCGGGTTTTGTCAGCTGTGTCGGCGAACCCGTCTCGCTTTGGGACGTCTAAGCGCATTGAGGGAATGCTCACCATGGTGGCCGAG GAGTTGGAGGATGTTCCTCTTTATTACACCGTGGACACACTGAGCAGCACGATACACACCAATACTCCACCCCTGCTTCAGTTCAG GTCTGCGCTCCTGCATGCGGGACACAGGGTGTCCCTCTCTCACGCCTGTAAGAATGCCATCAAGACAGacgctcctcctgcagccatcTGGGACATCATGCGATGCTGG GAGAAGGTCAATCCCGTGAAGAGAGAGAAGCTGTCAGAGGCGAGCCCCGCCTTCAAGATCCTCTCCAGCAAGCCCAG tttaCAAGCCTGTTTCACTGTGAGGGAGGATGCCAACCCTCAGTCCCGGAAACTCCGGCTGATGCGGTTCCAGGAGAATCCTCAGGCCTTCTGGGGACCCAAAGCTCGTGCCAGAGCTGG TGGTGGCATTTCTACTGAGCTGCAGGACAAAAGGAAGAAGTTCCAAAACAAGAGAAAGAACCCGATTCCAGACTCCTCTCAGCTAAAGGACTTCCCGTGCAAGAAGTTCAAGCAG GGAACATGTAGCCATGGAGACGGATGCTGCTACTCCCACCACCAGGAGGAACTGGAATAA